A single Sulfurimonas aquatica DNA region contains:
- a CDS encoding ATP-binding response regulator has protein sequence MYNIDDIKHFKKMCSDISILMLDDEVIITDAYSDVASRFFNSIDISNNPAEVLKAYTSTKYDIIYTDINMPGINGVELIKEIKKINPKQKFIVISASDESDKLLDLLALNVSGFIVKPFNLQKFIDISMDQVSIILQSRIMKKELLTVTKEKEEQQKMLIQQSKLAQTGEMISMISHQWRQPLSSITTVIAGLKTRLQLGLYEQKENPLEAMTNDFTKAFDKIETSAKFLSKTINDFRNFYRPNKEKSFFNVCSAIENVFEMIQVTSHDITTNIECIDIDGASITSYEGELKQVFMSIINNAIDALKEKSIKNKKISIFIVVKENNIDVSIIDNAGGIPNEIMENIFLPYFSTKNEKNGTGLGLHMAKTIIEQHLQGSLSARNSQEFQGAEFLITIPKNLTQG, from the coding sequence ATGTATAACATAGACGACATCAAGCATTTTAAAAAAATGTGTAGCGATATATCCATACTAATGCTAGATGATGAAGTCATTATAACTGATGCTTACAGCGATGTTGCAAGTCGTTTTTTCAACTCCATAGATATTTCTAACAATCCTGCAGAAGTATTGAAAGCTTATACATCTACTAAATATGACATTATATATACAGATATCAATATGCCAGGGATAAATGGCGTTGAACTCATAAAAGAGATAAAAAAGATAAACCCAAAACAGAAATTTATAGTTATCTCTGCAAGTGATGAGTCGGATAAACTTCTTGATCTCTTAGCTCTAAATGTATCAGGCTTTATTGTCAAACCATTTAATCTACAAAAGTTTATAGACATAAGTATGGACCAGGTCTCCATTATATTACAAAGTCGTATAATGAAAAAAGAACTACTCACAGTTACTAAAGAGAAAGAAGAGCAGCAAAAAATGCTTATCCAGCAATCTAAACTAGCCCAAACAGGTGAGATGATTTCTATGATTTCTCATCAATGGCGTCAACCACTTTCATCGATAACTACGGTTATTGCAGGACTAAAAACCAGACTTCAGTTAGGTCTATATGAGCAAAAAGAGAATCCTCTAGAAGCGATGACAAACGACTTCACAAAAGCTTTTGACAAAATAGAAACTTCGGCCAAATTTTTGTCTAAAACGATTAATGATTTTAGAAACTTTTATCGTCCCAATAAAGAGAAAAGTTTTTTTAATGTTTGTAGTGCGATAGAAAATGTATTTGAGATGATTCAAGTTACTAGCCATGACATCACAACTAATATAGAGTGTATAGATATTGATGGAGCGAGCATTACTAGCTATGAAGGAGAATTGAAGCAAGTCTTTATGAGTATCATTAATAATGCTATTGATGCATTAAAAGAAAAAAGTATTAAAAATAAAAAAATATCCATCTTTATAGTAGTTAAAGAGAATAATATTGATGTTTCTATTATTGATAATGCTGGTGGAATTCCCAATGAAATTATGGAAAATATATTTTTACCATACTTCTCAACAAAAAATGAAAAAAATGGAACGGGACTTGGCCTACACATGGCTAAGACCATAATTGAACAACACCTACAGGGCTCTTTAAGTGCAAGGAATTCTCAAGAGTTTCAAGGTGCCGAATTTTTAATAACTATACCAAAGAACTTAACTCAAGGATAG
- a CDS encoding sensor histidine kinase, giving the protein MFSLNKIRLLIALFFATAYFLIYFATSYKEKEEINLILEQQVKDLKNSYYMTQRVFGDLSDCLYSIVLNEEEITELLYKAKHSKTEDERAKVRKALYNKMQPYFKHFSNSGLKIMVFSFEDNIAFLRVHKPEKYDDSLSPVRYSFEYANKNKKQVRGFEQGKISHAFRNLFPIYRGDEYLGSVDFGFSSEIMQENMTSVHKIDTHFILNKALFEANVWKDKNQVNYIQSIEHKDFLFALTPSQKNSKFKKEKIELNKYLKDQIAKNIDHQGPFSLYHDFNDKVMIISFIPIKNIKEKKTVAYMVSYTTDAYLKNLIDGNYYIKIIFFVALFIVSYLILHISLERFNLQVRVNKEVEKNKKQQDKLLIKSRMAQLGEMISMIAHQWRQPLSSISAISSTLSLDSMMDNYKKDFFIKRLDDISELAQHLSSTIDDFRNFYEPDKKSVDVSLNSVIEKALNIIKDSLAADKIEIIRVTDGDITIRVYENELIQVVLNILKNAQDNFREKGTTNPKITITIKGNTIDICDNGGGIPEDIIPNIFDPYFSTKSELNGTGLGLYMSKIIVEEHHEGNLFVKNQDTGVCFIIKLNLVN; this is encoded by the coding sequence ATGTTTTCATTAAATAAAATTCGCCTTTTAATAGCTCTATTTTTTGCTACTGCATATTTTCTTATCTACTTTGCTACTAGTTACAAAGAAAAAGAAGAGATTAACCTTATACTTGAGCAGCAGGTAAAAGACCTTAAAAACAGTTACTACATGACCCAACGTGTTTTTGGGGACTTAAGTGACTGTTTATATAGCATAGTATTAAACGAAGAAGAGATTACTGAACTTTTATATAAGGCAAAACACTCCAAGACAGAAGATGAACGTGCTAAAGTACGTAAAGCCTTATACAATAAAATGCAACCCTACTTCAAACATTTTTCTAATTCTGGTTTAAAAATCATGGTCTTCTCTTTTGAAGACAATATAGCATTTTTGAGGGTACATAAACCAGAAAAATATGATGATAGTCTTTCGCCTGTGCGTTATAGCTTTGAATATGCCAACAAAAACAAAAAACAAGTTCGTGGGTTTGAGCAGGGAAAAATTTCTCATGCTTTTAGAAATCTGTTTCCAATCTACCGTGGCGATGAGTACTTAGGGAGTGTAGATTTTGGTTTTTCATCTGAAATAATGCAAGAGAATATGACATCAGTTCATAAAATAGACACTCACTTCATTTTAAATAAGGCACTTTTCGAAGCCAATGTCTGGAAAGACAAAAACCAAGTCAACTATATCCAAAGCATTGAACATAAAGATTTTCTTTTTGCTCTAACACCATCTCAAAAAAACAGTAAATTTAAAAAAGAGAAGATAGAACTTAACAAATACCTAAAAGATCAAATAGCTAAAAATATAGACCATCAAGGTCCATTTTCACTCTATCACGATTTTAATGATAAGGTTATGATTATCTCCTTTATACCGATTAAAAATATAAAAGAGAAAAAAACAGTGGCCTATATGGTCTCATACACTACTGATGCATATCTAAAAAACCTAATTGATGGAAACTATTATATAAAAATTATATTTTTTGTTGCTCTTTTTATAGTCTCATATTTAATTTTACATATATCTTTAGAACGTTTCAACTTGCAAGTACGTGTCAATAAAGAGGTTGAGAAAAATAAAAAACAGCAAGACAAACTACTTATAAAGTCTCGTATGGCCCAACTTGGAGAGATGATAAGTATGATAGCACATCAATGGAGGCAACCCTTATCATCTATTTCTGCAATCTCATCTACACTAAGTCTCGATTCTATGATGGATAACTATAAAAAAGATTTTTTTATTAAAAGATTAGATGATATTAGTGAGCTTGCTCAACATCTCTCTTCTACAATAGATGACTTTAGAAACTTTTATGAACCAGATAAAAAATCTGTTGATGTCTCTTTAAATAGTGTGATTGAAAAGGCTCTAAACATTATAAAAGATTCATTAGCTGCTGATAAAATAGAAATAATAAGAGTGACTGATGGTGATATAACAATAAGAGTTTATGAAAATGAACTTATACAAGTAGTCTTAAATATTTTAAAAAATGCACAGGACAACTTTAGAGAAAAAGGTACTACTAATCCTAAAATAACAATAACTATAAAAGGTAATACTATAGATATTTGCGATAACGGTGGAGGCATCCCTGAAGATATTATCCCAAATATATTTGATCCCTACTTTTCAACAAAATCTGAACTCAATGGTACCGGTTTAGGTCTTTATATGTCAAAAATAATTGTTGAGGAACATCATGAAGGTAATCTCTTTGTAAAAAATCAAGATACTGGTGTATGCTTTATAATTAAACTAAATCTAGTAAATTAA
- a CDS encoding HD domain-containing phosphohydrolase has product MSIDNLKDFTILYVEDNRDISEEVAYMLQRYVKKLYVAYDGKEGLEAFLKNKPDIIITDIQMPIMNGLDMIEIIRKTNTEVPIIVTTAFNESDYLLKAIELHVDAYQVKPIKMKMLIKSLNKVIEPIVLREQVKQKNEQISENNHYLEQFKNIVYEASIFSSSDKNGIITDINKNYELISGYTREEMIGNPHTIHMDDSVEAEIYQDLRDTIQSGKIWSGMIKNKSKSGKPYYVITEIGPIYNRDGSFKEYIGIRNDVSELEEYKLLLKNELAKTSNNLEETINYTNQYENAINTKTAILKTDTMNIITYANDSFCELSGYKREEILGHNCLEMRHKKHQETLNCELRREQLSKKKLVEEILTNIKKNGDEYIVDNLFYPIVNLEGEVVEHLQIMYDITELMQLNQEIIDTQKEVVLTMGAIGETRSKETGLHVKRVAEYSYLLARLSGLSEKEASLLKQASPMHDIGKVGIPDNILNKPGKLTDEEFEIMKTHAEIGYEMLKYSKRAILKASATVAYTHHEKYNGTGYPNKTIGKDIHIYGRITAIADVFDALGHDRVYKKAWPLEDILELFTKERGKHFDPDLIDLFFENLEKFLSIKERMNENISLATID; this is encoded by the coding sequence ATGAGTATAGATAATTTAAAAGATTTCACTATTTTATATGTTGAGGATAATAGAGACATATCTGAAGAAGTAGCATATATGCTACAAAGGTATGTTAAAAAACTCTATGTAGCATACGATGGTAAAGAGGGGTTAGAAGCCTTTTTAAAAAATAAACCAGATATTATCATAACAGATATACAAATGCCAATAATGAATGGCTTAGATATGATAGAGATCATTAGAAAAACTAACACTGAAGTCCCCATTATAGTCACAACCGCATTTAATGAATCTGATTATCTTTTAAAAGCTATTGAACTACATGTTGATGCTTACCAGGTTAAGCCTATTAAAATGAAAATGTTAATAAAAAGTTTAAATAAAGTAATTGAGCCTATAGTTCTTCGTGAGCAGGTCAAGCAAAAAAATGAGCAAATATCTGAAAATAACCACTATTTAGAACAGTTTAAAAATATAGTTTATGAGGCATCGATTTTCTCCTCTTCAGATAAAAATGGAATAATTACAGACATTAACAAGAATTATGAACTCATTTCAGGTTATACACGCGAAGAGATGATAGGTAATCCTCATACTATACATATGGACGATAGTGTAGAAGCAGAAATATATCAAGATTTACGTGACACTATACAAAGTGGTAAGATTTGGAGTGGAATGATAAAAAACAAGAGTAAATCTGGTAAACCTTACTATGTAATTACTGAGATTGGTCCTATCTATAACAGAGATGGCTCTTTTAAAGAGTACATAGGTATCAGAAATGACGTAAGTGAACTAGAAGAGTATAAACTTCTTCTAAAAAATGAACTTGCTAAAACAAGTAACAATCTTGAAGAGACCATAAACTATACAAATCAATATGAAAACGCCATTAATACAAAAACAGCTATTCTCAAAACAGATACTATGAATATTATCACATATGCAAATGATAGTTTTTGTGAACTAAGTGGCTATAAAAGAGAAGAGATATTGGGACATAACTGTCTAGAGATGCGTCATAAAAAGCATCAAGAAACTCTAAATTGCGAGCTAAGAAGAGAGCAACTCTCTAAAAAGAAACTAGTAGAAGAAATTTTAACCAATATCAAGAAAAATGGGGATGAATATATTGTCGACAACCTCTTTTATCCTATTGTTAACTTAGAGGGAGAAGTTGTAGAGCACCTACAAATCATGTATGATATAACAGAGTTAATGCAACTCAATCAAGAGATAATTGACACACAAAAAGAGGTAGTACTCACAATGGGTGCTATTGGCGAAACAAGAAGTAAAGAGACAGGTCTACATGTTAAGAGAGTAGCAGAGTACTCCTACTTACTTGCAAGACTTAGTGGACTGAGTGAAAAAGAGGCATCCTTACTAAAACAAGCTTCTCCAATGCATGATATAGGAAAAGTTGGAATTCCCGATAATATTTTAAATAAGCCCGGCAAACTCACTGATGAAGAGTTTGAAATTATGAAGACACATGCTGAGATAGGTTATGAAATGCTAAAGTACTCTAAGAGAGCTATTTTAAAAGCTTCAGCAACTGTAGCCTATACACATCATGAAAAGTATAATGGAACAGGCTATCCAAATAAAACCATAGGCAAAGATATCCATATATATGGTCGTATTACAGCTATAGCAGATGTATTTGATGCTTTAGGACATGATAGAGTTTATAAAAAAGCATGGCCACTTGAGGATATCTTAGAGTTGTTTACCAAAGAGAGAGGCAAGCATTTTGACCCTGATTTAATAGATCTATTTTTTGAAAATTTAGAGAAGTTTCTTTCCATCAAAGAGAGGATGAATGAAAATATATCACTTGCCACTATTGATTAG
- a CDS encoding YfiR family protein, translated as MITKIFLLFITSSLFLTPLSMADGANVKDIKVAYIYNFIRYINWPDSHYHDDLFHICVHEKSDLITNLEVLEKKSVKSKPIKLILISNKTEKLARCEVLVLPKLNQQELKMYTDYAAPSNILTISDTQGYAKLNVMINLIVLNNKIKFEVNLHEVDTTQLTISSSLLKLAKIVKNEE; from the coding sequence ATGATAACAAAAATATTTTTACTTTTTATCACTAGCAGCTTATTTTTAACACCATTAAGTATGGCTGATGGAGCAAATGTAAAAGATATTAAAGTTGCCTATATTTATAATTTTATTAGATATATTAACTGGCCAGATTCACATTATCATGATGATTTATTTCATATATGTGTACATGAAAAATCAGACTTAATAACAAACCTTGAAGTCCTTGAAAAAAAGTCTGTAAAAAGTAAACCAATTAAACTGATCTTAATTTCAAATAAAACAGAGAAACTCGCTAGATGTGAAGTCCTAGTTTTACCAAAACTCAATCAGCAAGAGTTAAAAATGTACACAGACTATGCAGCCCCATCAAATATACTTACCATTTCAGATACACAAGGGTATGCAAAATTAAATGTTATGATAAACTTAATTGTTTTAAATAATAAAATTAAATTTGAGGTTAACCTTCATGAGGTTGATACAACACAACTTACTATTAGCTCAAGTCTTTTAAAACTTGCTAAAATAGTTAAAAACGAAGAGTAA
- a CDS encoding sensor histidine kinase, which produces MLDNLFHYYSNLSIAKKLRFTGIITAFFAGSFSIVLIFFYQYSNQKEFLKIETEVLGKIVAQNISSAVLFNDQEFMSTSLKSLIYQKRVKHAYVTDSKFNTMTSYHHSKEAVKEELLQRLSKSNNSLWDSQNLYIKIPISVDENIIGFLILVSSLNEFIESMIQEMLVIIFIVILAMIVSFKLRVRLIDSILIPIARLNESTHKIIQTKNLTTNVEIYNNDEIGELATNFNHMINTIQISNEKLIANNEELESRVNERTSELQELNLELDQRVKNELHKRLEQEQILIQQSRFAAMGEMIGNIAHQWRQPLNALGLLLQNLENAYEMEMLDKEYIDRTIEKGNRLTGTMSQTIDDFRNFFKPNKDSVTFTISSSLKSTLEMLRSSFDNSIISVHQDIDESVNIMGVPSEFSQVILNILNNAKDALVENRLDDRQLYIRVFDDENSAYLEIEDNAGGIPSELLEKIFDPYFTTKDEGKGTGIGLYMSKTIIENNMHGTLKVKNNKNGAIFSIQIKKSI; this is translated from the coding sequence ATGTTAGATAATCTATTTCACTATTACAGTAACCTCTCTATAGCAAAAAAGTTAAGATTTACTGGAATTATCACAGCTTTTTTTGCTGGTTCTTTTTCTATTGTTCTAATCTTTTTTTATCAGTATAGCAATCAAAAAGAGTTCTTAAAAATAGAGACTGAGGTCCTAGGTAAAATTGTAGCTCAAAATATTTCATCGGCAGTTCTATTTAATGACCAGGAGTTCATGTCAACTTCCTTAAAATCTTTGATATATCAAAAGAGAGTGAAACATGCTTATGTCACTGATAGTAAATTTAATACTATGACTTCTTACCACCATTCTAAAGAAGCCGTAAAAGAAGAACTGCTTCAACGTCTTAGTAAATCTAACAACTCTTTATGGGACTCTCAAAATCTATATATAAAAATACCTATCAGTGTTGATGAAAATATAATTGGCTTTTTGATTCTTGTCTCTTCTTTAAATGAGTTTATAGAGTCTATGATTCAAGAGATGCTTGTAATTATTTTCATTGTAATTCTTGCTATGATAGTATCTTTTAAGTTAAGAGTGAGACTGATTGACTCAATACTAATACCTATAGCAAGGTTAAATGAAAGTACCCATAAAATAATTCAAACAAAAAACTTAACAACTAATGTTGAAATCTATAATAACGATGAGATTGGAGAGCTAGCAACTAACTTTAACCATATGATTAACACTATACAAATCTCCAACGAAAAGCTAATTGCTAATAATGAAGAGTTAGAATCTAGAGTTAATGAGAGGACATCTGAACTACAAGAGTTAAACCTAGAACTAGACCAAAGAGTAAAAAATGAACTACATAAACGCCTAGAACAAGAGCAGATACTCATTCAGCAGTCTCGCTTTGCTGCAATGGGTGAGATGATTGGAAATATTGCTCATCAATGGAGACAGCCTCTGAATGCTCTAGGACTACTTCTACAAAACTTAGAAAACGCATATGAGATGGAGATGCTTGATAAAGAGTATATAGACCGTACTATTGAAAAGGGAAATCGCCTTACAGGGACTATGTCTCAAACTATTGACGACTTTAGAAACTTTTTTAAACCAAACAAGGACTCTGTGACATTTACTATCTCTTCAAGTTTAAAAAGTACTTTAGAGATGCTTCGTTCAAGTTTTGACAATAGTATAATTAGTGTTCATCAAGATATTGATGAGTCTGTAAATATCATGGGTGTTCCAAGTGAGTTTTCACAAGTTATTCTAAATATTTTAAATAATGCCAAAGATGCTTTAGTCGAAAATAGGCTTGATGATAGGCAACTATATATAAGAGTATTTGATGATGAAAATAGTGCCTATCTAGAGATTGAGGATAATGCTGGTGGCATACCATCAGAGTTACTTGAGAAAATATTTGACCCTTACTTTACAACAAAAGATGAAGGTAAGGGAACGGGAATCGGCTTATATATGTCTAAGACAATTATAGAAAACAATATGCATGGTACACTAAAAGTTAAGAATAATAAAAATGGTGCTATTTTTAGCATACAGATAAAAAAGAGTATTTAA
- a CDS encoding response regulator gives MPNIKDLLKYTSHLSILYVEDDDTLREETVFLFEPFFKSIDTAVDGVDGLKKYNDNYYDLVLTDINMPNMNGIDMINNIKEINPEQKIMAISAHNESEILIELIKAGTNSFILKPIIQNEVINALYPVCRDAYTQVLNLELIDEITDKNSELEKQIKLLNSRNSIIDVKHKQVESLLKTSTQPKDIEVKQESASLSAYFAQDECEGEENVLFLQDHVHDILEYFEEIEQILSTIVMFSDETDVLKISEKLFKISTILLHYSPYLNSLSTAFSELATAMQEHKDDFLNLLRTDGDSLLVLFDAVYLDMDRYTKRFSVESLAMRNSHHIHEPTVLSIKQIVSLFVIDHFEDGEIEFF, from the coding sequence ATGCCAAATATCAAAGATTTACTAAAATATACATCTCACTTATCAATACTCTATGTTGAAGATGACGACACTCTACGAGAAGAGACTGTTTTTTTGTTTGAGCCATTTTTCAAATCCATTGATACTGCAGTTGATGGAGTTGATGGGTTAAAAAAGTACAATGACAACTATTACGACCTTGTGCTCACTGACATTAATATGCCAAACATGAATGGTATAGATATGATAAATAACATCAAAGAGATAAACCCTGAACAAAAAATCATGGCTATCTCCGCACACAACGAATCTGAGATACTTATTGAGCTTATTAAGGCTGGAACAAATAGTTTTATCTTAAAACCAATCATTCAAAATGAGGTTATCAATGCTCTTTACCCAGTATGTAGAGATGCTTATACTCAGGTTTTAAACTTGGAGCTTATAGATGAGATTACAGATAAAAATAGTGAACTTGAAAAGCAGATCAAATTACTAAACTCTAGAAATAGTATCATTGATGTCAAACATAAACAGGTTGAAAGTCTTCTAAAAACAAGTACTCAACCAAAAGATATAGAAGTTAAACAAGAGAGTGCTTCACTCTCAGCATATTTTGCACAAGACGAATGTGAAGGTGAAGAGAACGTACTCTTTTTACAAGATCATGTTCATGATATTCTAGAGTACTTTGAAGAGATAGAACAGATACTATCTACCATTGTGATGTTTTCCGACGAAACCGATGTTTTAAAAATCAGTGAAAAACTATTTAAAATTTCTACTATTCTCTTACATTACTCTCCATACCTAAACTCACTCTCTACCGCTTTTAGTGAGTTGGCCACTGCTATGCAAGAGCATAAAGATGACTTTTTAAATCTTTTAAGAACTGATGGCGATAGTCTTTTAGTCTTATTTGATGCAGTATATTTAGATATGGATAGATATACAAAACGCTTTAGTGTAGAGAGCCTAGCTATGAGAAACTCACACCATATACATGAACCTACAGTCTTAAGTATAAAGCAGATAGTTTCACTCTTTGTCATAGATCATTTTGAAGATGGTGAAATAGAGTTTTTCTAG
- a CDS encoding TonB-dependent receptor plug domain-containing protein, whose protein sequence is MINRLSLSIITTMLLSIGAGATDIDELLDLDLEELSNIEITTVFGPSKTTQKITDAPANITVITSQEIKTRNYRSLAEALSTQSGFYTSYDRDYTYLGVRGFSSPGDYNSKILTLIDGQRVNENIYSSSMVGPVTHIDMDLIDYIEVIRGPGSAIYGSSALFAVINIVTKSAQKFQNGEASLMVGNYGTDQERVTLSHLFDSGNGLLLSATRFHSDGDNDLYFKEFDDPTTNGGHAKNIDSTDGYTLFLKSNISDFKIEALMYSREKTVPTAAWESIFNEAIISKDRHGYVNLAYKHSFSDELKISTSLAYNYYDFIGDYIYEDGGLTLSRDEARAQWIDGNVDVNYKQSDSLDWLLGLYLMESLEEKQVYLYDNVTDIDTDNPINYYAFYLQNIYKPTEDLSFTLGLRYDNYETIGSQISPKASLIYSFSPVSSLKLIYGEAFRAPNSYELYYNDGDFTSKANPNLKEENIKNYEIVLEHYFSTNHSFIVNGFYYEMQNLIQQTTDASGILFFDNLDKTESKGLELSHKFMFTNGIKSSLNYTYQETTNKETGVVLVNSPKDLANAVVTIPFLSNYSTFFALQYVGEKKNPNGDILDDYTLMNLGLNAYDVVKGLDFSGTLYNLFDTSYSSSGGEEHAQKEIIQDGITFRVKATYKF, encoded by the coding sequence ATGATAAATAGACTCTCCTTATCAATAATAACTACTATGCTACTTTCAATAGGAGCTGGTGCTACCGACATAGATGAGTTGTTAGACTTAGATCTTGAAGAGTTGTCAAATATAGAAATAACTACAGTATTTGGTCCATCTAAGACCACGCAAAAGATAACTGATGCTCCAGCAAATATAACTGTAATTACAAGCCAAGAGATTAAAACTCGCAATTATCGCTCATTAGCTGAAGCACTCTCTACTCAGAGTGGTTTTTATACCTCCTATGATAGGGACTATACATACCTTGGCGTTAGAGGATTTAGCTCGCCAGGAGACTACAATAGTAAGATACTTACGCTCATTGATGGTCAACGTGTAAATGAAAATATCTATTCATCTTCAATGGTTGGTCCTGTAACGCATATTGATATGGACTTGATTGACTATATAGAAGTTATTCGTGGACCTGGTTCAGCCATTTATGGTTCTAGTGCTCTTTTTGCAGTTATAAATATAGTAACTAAAAGTGCTCAAAAGTTTCAAAATGGTGAAGCTTCTCTCATGGTTGGTAACTATGGTACTGATCAAGAGAGAGTGACTCTCTCGCATCTATTTGATAGTGGCAATGGCCTTTTACTCTCTGCTACTCGTTTTCATTCAGATGGTGATAACGACCTTTACTTCAAAGAGTTTGATGACCCTACTACAAACGGTGGACATGCAAAAAATATTGATAGTACTGATGGATATACACTCTTTTTAAAGTCAAATATTAGTGATTTTAAAATTGAAGCTCTTATGTACTCCCGTGAAAAAACTGTTCCAACTGCAGCATGGGAATCAATCTTCAATGAAGCCATAATAAGTAAAGATAGACATGGCTATGTAAACTTAGCATATAAGCACTCTTTCTCAGATGAATTGAAAATTAGCACATCCTTAGCTTATAACTATTATGACTTTATAGGAGATTACATCTATGAAGATGGTGGTCTAACACTTTCAAGAGATGAAGCGCGAGCACAATGGATAGATGGTAATGTTGATGTAAACTATAAACAGAGTGATAGTTTAGATTGGCTACTCGGTCTCTATCTTATGGAATCTTTAGAAGAAAAACAAGTCTATCTCTATGATAATGTAACAGATATAGATACAGATAACCCTATTAATTATTATGCATTTTATCTACAAAACATTTATAAACCAACCGAAGATCTATCTTTTACTCTTGGTCTTAGATATGACAACTATGAAACAATAGGTTCTCAGATCTCTCCAAAAGCATCTCTTATATACTCATTTTCACCAGTTTCTTCACTCAAACTAATTTATGGAGAAGCCTTTAGAGCACCAAACTCTTATGAGCTCTACTACAACGATGGTGATTTTACAAGTAAGGCAAACCCAAATTTAAAAGAAGAAAATATAAAAAATTATGAAATAGTTCTTGAGCACTACTTCTCCACAAATCACTCATTTATAGTAAATGGTTTTTATTATGAAATGCAAAATTTAATCCAACAAACTACTGACGCTTCTGGTATTTTATTTTTTGATAACCTTGATAAGACAGAGTCTAAGGGTTTAGAGTTAAGTCATAAGTTTATGTTTACAAATGGCATAAAGAGTTCACTTAACTATACATACCAAGAGACTACAAATAAAGAAACAGGTGTTGTCCTAGTAAACTCTCCAAAAGATCTTGCAAATGCAGTTGTAACGATTCCGTTTCTAAGTAACTACTCTACATTTTTTGCACTCCAATATGTCGGTGAAAAGAAAAATCCAAATGGTGATATACTTGATGATTACACTCTTATGAACTTGGGTTTAAATGCATATGATGTAGTAAAAGGACTAGACTTCTCAGGAACTCTCTATAACCTTTTTGATACAAGCTACTCAAGTAGTGGTGGAGAAGAACATGCCCAAAAAGAGATTATTCAAGATGGCATCACTTTTCGAGTAAAAGCAACATATAAATTTTAG